In a single window of the Terrirubrum flagellatum genome:
- a CDS encoding ABC transporter ATP-binding protein gives MTPADPVAMDESRDRGGRGTALLDVRGMVKHFGGKRSWFGQPSNVVRAVDGVDFSILKGETLGVVGESGCGKSTTARLVMQIIKPDQGEILFDGEAVGSSALDVRSFRRQAQMVFQDSYASLNPRLTVEDTVAFGPRVHGASAAAAISKAHDLLHRVGLEPKRFAGRYPHEISGGQRQRVNIARALSLEPRLLILDEAVSALDKSVEAQVLNLLLDLKRDFGLTYMFITHDLNVVRFMSDRIMVMYLGKVAEIGASEAIFEKPRHPYTAALLSSVPSMDPDKRTEEAPLSGDPPNPIDPPGGCRFHPRCKMVSTLCSHAEPALSDVGRAHLAACHLANPASGHPRLAAA, from the coding sequence ATGACGCCCGCCGATCCAGTTGCAATGGATGAATCGCGTGATCGCGGCGGCCGGGGAACGGCGCTGCTCGACGTGCGTGGCATGGTCAAGCACTTTGGCGGCAAGCGCTCCTGGTTCGGTCAACCAAGCAACGTGGTGCGCGCGGTCGACGGCGTCGATTTCTCGATCCTGAAGGGCGAGACGCTTGGCGTGGTCGGCGAGTCCGGTTGCGGGAAGTCGACCACCGCCAGACTGGTCATGCAGATTATCAAGCCGGATCAGGGCGAGATTCTCTTTGACGGCGAAGCGGTCGGATCGTCAGCGCTCGATGTCAGGAGCTTCCGACGGCAGGCGCAGATGGTCTTTCAGGACAGCTACGCCTCGCTCAACCCAAGGCTCACTGTCGAAGACACGGTAGCCTTTGGGCCGCGTGTGCATGGCGCGTCGGCGGCGGCGGCCATCTCGAAAGCGCATGATCTCTTGCACCGTGTTGGGCTTGAACCAAAGCGCTTCGCTGGCCGTTATCCGCATGAGATATCAGGCGGCCAGAGGCAGCGCGTAAATATCGCGCGAGCCCTGTCGCTCGAACCACGTCTTCTCATCCTCGATGAGGCGGTGTCGGCGCTCGACAAATCGGTCGAGGCGCAAGTGTTGAATCTCCTGCTCGATTTGAAGCGCGACTTCGGTCTCACCTATATGTTCATCACCCATGACCTCAACGTCGTGCGCTTCATGTCGGATCGCATCATGGTCATGTATCTCGGCAAGGTCGCTGAGATTGGAGCAAGCGAAGCTATCTTCGAGAAACCGCGCCATCCCTACACTGCAGCGCTCTTGTCATCAGTCCCGTCGATGGATCCGGACAAGCGCACTGAGGAAGCGCCGCTTTCCGGCGACCCGCCAAATCCGATCGACCCTCCCGGGGGCTGCCGCTTTCACCCGCGTTGCAAGATGGTCTCGACGCTCTGCAGCCATGCCGAGCCGGCCTTGTCCGATGTCGGGCGCGCGCATCTCGCGGCCTGCCATCTCGCCAATCCCGCTTCGGGCCATCCCAGGCTTGCCGCAGCATGA
- a CDS encoding ABC transporter permease, with protein sequence MSAIDAAAIPLAKSQSYWASVGARLVRDPVAMGALVVILLITLAAVFAPYLAPADPFRGSMVRRLRPIGFQGYPLGSDELGRDMLSRLIYGGRLSLFMGVTPVILAFGIGSAIGVFAAYIGGWVNTAVMRVIDVFFAFPSVLLAIALSGALGAGILNSIVSLTVVFIPQIARIAEAVTTQTRNRDFVEAARISGANAFTVVRVHVLGNVLGPIFVYATSLISVSMILSSGLSFLGLGVKPPEPEWGLMLNTLRTAIYSQPLVAALPGVMIFLTSISFNLFSDGLRSAMEVRQ encoded by the coding sequence ATGAGCGCAATAGACGCCGCCGCGATTCCACTGGCGAAAAGCCAAAGCTATTGGGCGAGCGTTGGCGCGCGTCTTGTGCGCGACCCCGTCGCGATGGGCGCGCTTGTTGTTATCCTTCTGATCACGCTGGCCGCAGTCTTTGCGCCGTATCTCGCGCCGGCCGATCCGTTCCGCGGGTCGATGGTGCGCAGGCTTCGCCCGATCGGCTTTCAGGGCTATCCGCTTGGCTCCGATGAGCTTGGTCGCGACATGCTGAGTCGTCTGATCTATGGCGGCCGGCTCTCTCTGTTCATGGGCGTGACGCCGGTTATTCTCGCTTTTGGAATCGGATCGGCGATCGGCGTCTTCGCCGCCTATATCGGCGGTTGGGTGAACACCGCCGTGATGCGCGTCATCGACGTCTTCTTCGCTTTTCCCTCCGTGCTGCTGGCGATCGCGCTGTCGGGCGCGCTTGGCGCGGGAATCCTCAATTCGATCGTATCTCTGACCGTCGTGTTCATCCCGCAGATCGCGCGCATCGCCGAAGCGGTGACCACTCAGACGCGCAATCGGGATTTCGTGGAGGCGGCCCGCATTTCCGGCGCGAATGCATTTACAGTGGTGCGCGTGCATGTGCTCGGCAATGTGCTCGGCCCGATCTTCGTCTACGCCACCAGCCTGATCAGCGTCTCGATGATCCTGTCGTCGGGTCTCTCGTTTCTCGGCCTCGGCGTGAAGCCGCCGGAGCCGGAATGGGGCCTGATGCTGAACACGTTGCGCACTGCGATCTATTCGCAGCCGCTCGTGGCCGCGCTGCCGGGCGTCATGATCTTTTTGACCTCCATCTCTTTCAACCTGTTCTCCGATGGGCTGCGCTCGGCGATGGAGGTGCGGCAATGA
- a CDS encoding ABC transporter permease, whose protein sequence is MFIYALKRLVYVTPVALGVSVVCFLLVHLAPGDPLTSIMPIDATAQQQAEMRAAYGFDKPLPVQYGIWLWKVLHGDLGASIASGRPVISEVGRAVGNSLILASIATLIGFGFGAFFGFVAGYFRNSALDRAASIASILGVSVPHYWLGMVLVIVFSATLGWLPSTGAGPGGSTNWRPDFEHLRYIILPAITMSAIPMGIIARTLRALVADILSQDFVQALRAKGMGEWAVFKHVVRNAAPTALAVMGLQLGYLLGGSILIETVFAWPGTGFLLNTAIFQRDLPLLQGTILVLAMFFVTLNLIVDILQTMLDPRIQRG, encoded by the coding sequence TTGTTTATCTATGCGTTGAAGCGGCTCGTCTATGTCACGCCGGTCGCGCTCGGCGTGAGCGTTGTCTGCTTTCTTCTTGTGCATCTCGCGCCGGGCGATCCGCTGACTTCGATCATGCCCATCGATGCGACAGCGCAACAACAGGCGGAAATGCGCGCGGCTTACGGCTTCGATAAGCCGCTGCCCGTGCAATATGGCATCTGGCTGTGGAAGGTTCTGCACGGCGACCTCGGCGCTTCGATCGCCAGCGGCAGGCCCGTGATCTCAGAAGTCGGGCGCGCAGTCGGCAACTCGCTGATCCTCGCTTCGATTGCCACCTTGATCGGCTTCGGCTTCGGCGCCTTCTTCGGTTTTGTCGCGGGATATTTCCGCAACAGCGCGCTCGACCGGGCGGCCTCGATCGCCTCGATTCTCGGAGTCAGCGTTCCCCACTACTGGCTCGGCATGGTCCTGGTCATCGTGTTCTCGGCGACTTTGGGGTGGCTCCCATCGACAGGCGCTGGCCCCGGCGGTTCTACGAACTGGCGGCCGGACTTCGAGCATCTTCGCTATATCATCCTCCCGGCGATCACGATGTCGGCGATCCCGATGGGCATTATCGCGCGCACGCTGCGCGCGCTCGTTGCTGATATTCTCAGTCAGGATTTCGTGCAGGCGTTGCGCGCCAAAGGCATGGGCGAGTGGGCGGTGTTCAAGCATGTCGTTCGCAACGCCGCTCCGACCGCGCTCGCGGTGATGGGACTGCAACTCGGCTATCTGCTTGGCGGATCGATTCTGATCGAAACTGTTTTTGCCTGGCCCGGCACGGGATTTCTGTTGAACACCGCGATCTTCCAGCGCGACCTGCCGCTGTTACAGGGGACTATCCTCGTGCTCGCCATGTTCTTCGTGACGCTCAACCTCATCGTCGACATCCTGCAGACGATGCTCGATCCGCGCATCCAGCGAGGTTGA
- a CDS encoding ABC transporter substrate-binding protein, with protein MRKLVFAVACLLPLTAATAFAQGTLRIGMTASDIPLTTGQTDNGGEGQRFMGYTVYDALINWDLSSATKPSDLTPGLALSWALDPADTTKTKWIFKLRPDVKFHDGSTFTAESVVWNFDKLLKNESPQFDQRQSAQGKSRIPAVAGYRAIDPLTLEITTKTPDATLPYQVAWILMSSPANWEKLGKSWDAVAKAPSGTGAWKLASFVPRERAELIPNPAYWDKARVPKLEKLILIPLPEPNARVAALRSGQVDWIEAPSPDAVKSLTGAGFKIVTNAYPHNWTWHLSRAEGSPWNDIRVRKAANLAVDRAGMQELLQGLMIPAEGFFPPGHQWFGKPTFKVEYKPEEARKLLKEAGFTPEKPLVTKVLISPSGSGQMLPLPMNELIQQNLAEVGIKVDFEVVEWNQLINIWRAGAKDPSSRGGAAMNYSYFIQDPFTGFIRHLQCNLAPPAGTNWGLYCDPEMDKLFDQVRNTFDPKEQTATLQKIHEKYVNDALFLMVTHDVNARAMSPKVKGFVQAQNWFQDFSPITMDK; from the coding sequence ATGCGTAAGCTCGTTTTTGCCGTGGCGTGCCTGCTGCCTCTGACCGCAGCCACGGCGTTTGCGCAGGGAACGCTGCGCATCGGAATGACCGCTTCTGACATCCCTTTGACGACCGGGCAGACTGACAATGGCGGCGAGGGGCAGCGCTTCATGGGCTATACGGTCTATGACGCGCTAATCAATTGGGACTTATCCAGCGCGACAAAGCCCTCTGACCTGACGCCAGGTTTGGCGTTGAGCTGGGCCCTCGATCCGGCCGATACGACCAAAACCAAATGGATTTTCAAGCTGCGTCCCGACGTGAAGTTCCACGATGGTTCCACGTTCACGGCGGAATCCGTCGTCTGGAATTTCGACAAGCTTCTCAAGAACGAGAGTCCGCAGTTCGATCAGCGTCAGTCGGCGCAGGGGAAGTCACGCATCCCTGCGGTCGCCGGATATCGCGCGATTGACCCTCTGACGCTCGAAATCACCACCAAGACGCCTGACGCGACGCTGCCTTATCAGGTTGCGTGGATATTGATGTCCTCGCCGGCGAACTGGGAAAAGCTCGGCAAGAGCTGGGACGCAGTCGCCAAGGCGCCGTCGGGAACAGGCGCCTGGAAGCTTGCGAGCTTCGTTCCGCGCGAGCGCGCGGAACTCATTCCCAATCCAGCCTACTGGGACAAGGCGCGAGTGCCGAAGCTCGAAAAGCTCATTCTCATCCCTCTGCCGGAGCCTAATGCGCGCGTGGCGGCGCTGCGCTCAGGGCAGGTCGACTGGATCGAAGCCCCGTCTCCTGACGCGGTGAAGTCGCTGACGGGCGCGGGCTTCAAGATTGTCACCAACGCCTATCCGCATAACTGGACCTGGCATCTCTCTCGCGCCGAAGGCTCTCCCTGGAACGACATTCGCGTTCGCAAGGCGGCGAATCTGGCGGTCGATCGCGCCGGTATGCAGGAACTGCTGCAGGGGTTGATGATTCCGGCCGAAGGCTTCTTTCCGCCCGGCCATCAGTGGTTCGGAAAGCCGACCTTCAAGGTCGAATACAAGCCCGAGGAAGCCAGGAAGCTGCTGAAAGAGGCTGGCTTTACGCCTGAAAAGCCTCTCGTGACCAAGGTGCTCATCTCCCCGTCCGGCTCGGGACAGATGTTGCCGCTGCCGATGAACGAACTGATCCAGCAGAATCTCGCGGAAGTCGGGATCAAGGTCGACTTTGAGGTTGTCGAGTGGAATCAGCTCATCAACATCTGGCGAGCAGGCGCGAAGGATCCGAGTTCGCGCGGCGGCGCGGCGATGAACTACTCCTACTTCATCCAGGACCCCTTCACCGGCTTCATTCGTCATCTCCAGTGCAATCTCGCGCCGCCTGCCGGCACCAACTGGGGCCTCTATTGCGATCCCGAGATGGACAAGCTGTTCGATCAGGTCCGCAACACGTTTGATCCCAAGGAGCAGACCGCGACGCTGCAGAAGATTCACGAGAAGTATGTGAATGACGCGCTATTCCTGATGGTGACGCACGACGTCAATGCGCGCGCCATGAGCCCGAAGGTGAAAGGCTTCGTGCAGGCTCAGAACTGGTTCCAGGATTTCTCGCCGATCACCATGGACAAGTAG